One part of the Arabidopsis thaliana chromosome 4, partial sequence genome encodes these proteins:
- a CDS encoding uncharacterized protein (unknown protein; LOCATED IN: endomembrane system; Has 30201 Blast hits to 17322 proteins in 780 species: Archae - 12; Bacteria - 1396; Metazoa - 17338; Fungi - 3422; Plants - 5037; Viruses - 0; Other Eukaryotes - 2996 (source: NCBI BLink).), producing MRIESRQDKRFFFMFVLVICVSGLPKIKVSRGVEEERTWVYCDRSYSLKYRHGFIDSIT from the coding sequence ATGAGGATTGAAAGCAGACAAGACAAGAGattcttttttatgtttgttctTGTAATTTGTGTTTCTGGTTTGCCTAAGATTAAGGTTAGCCGtggagtagaagaagagagaacatGGGTTTATTGTGACCGTTCATATAGTTTAAAGTATCGACATGGGTTTATTGATTCAATCACGTAA
- a CDS encoding MATE efflux family protein (MATE efflux family protein; FUNCTIONS IN: antiporter activity, drug transmembrane transporter activity, transporter activity; INVOLVED IN: drug transmembrane transport, transmembrane transport; LOCATED IN: membrane; EXPRESSED IN: 9 plant structures; EXPRESSED DURING: L mature pollen stage, M germinated pollen stage, 4 anthesis, C globular stage, petal differentiation and expansion stage; CONTAINS InterPro DOMAIN/s: Multi antimicrobial extrusion protein MatE (InterPro:IPR002528); BEST Arabidopsis thaliana protein match is: detoxifying efflux carrier 35 (TAIR:AT4G25640.1); Has 10139 Blast hits to 10053 proteins in 1934 species: Archae - 181; Bacteria - 7281; Metazoa - 140; Fungi - 324; Plants - 1355; Viruses - 0; Other Eukaryotes - 858 (source: NCBI BLink).), producing the protein MEIPVREERRSSSSSAGPLQQTISLAADDAIDSGPSSPLVVKVSVFETEHETTKLIHAPSTLLGETTGDADFPPIQSFRDAKLVCVVETSKLWEIAAPIAFNILCNYGVNSFTSIFVGHIGDLELSAVAIALSVVSNFSFGFLLGMASALETLCGQAFGAGQMDMLGVYMQRSWLILLGTSVCLLPLYIYATPLLILLGQEPEIAEISGKFTTQIIPQMFALAINFPTQKFLQSQSKVGIMAWIGFFALTLHIFILYLFINVFKWGLNGAAAAFDVSAWGIAIAQVVYVVGWCKDGWKGLSWLAFQDVWPFLKLSFASAVMLCLEIWYFMTIIVLTGHLEDPVIAVGSLSICMNINGWEGMLFIGINAAISVRVSNELGSGHPRAAKYSVIVTVIESLVIGVVCAIVILITRDDFAVIFTESEEMRKAVADLAYLLGITMILNSLQPVISGVAVGGGWQAPVAYINLFCYYAFGLPLGFLLGYKTSLGVQGIWIGMICGTSLQTLILLYMIYITNWNKEVEQASERMKQWGAGYEKLEKIAT; encoded by the exons ATGGAGATCCCGGTTCGAGAGGAGAGAAGATCCTCCTCATCCTCTGCCGGACCATTACAACAAACCATCTCCTTAGCAGCTGACGACGCCATCGATAGCGGTCCATCCTCTCCGCTTGTCGTCAAAGTCTCTGTCTTCGAAACAGAGCATGAGACGACCAAGCTTATCCACGCGCCGTCAACTCTGCTCGGTGAAACCACCGGAGACGCTGATTTTCCTCCCATTCAAAGCTTTAGAGATGCTAAACTTGTTTGTGTGGTTGAAACGTCTAAGCTTTGGGAAATAGCTGCACCTATAGCTTTCAACATTCTTTGTAATTACGGTGTTAACTCCTTCACAAGCATCTTCGTTGGCCATATCGGCGATCTTGAGCTTTCTGCCGTCGCCATCGCTCTCTCCGTCGTCTCTAATTTCTCCTTTGGTTTCTTG CTGGGAATGGCGAGTGCGTTGGAAACGTTATGTGGACAAGCGTTTGGAGCGGGACAAATGGATATGTTAGGTGTTTATATGCAGCGTTCTTGGCTTATCCTCCTCGGAACTTCCGTCTGCTTGCTTCCTCTCTACATCTACGCAACTCCACTTCTCATTTTACTCGGCCAAGAACCCGAAATCGCAGAGATCTCTGGCAAATTCACTACACAAATCATCCCTCAAATGTTTGCGCTCGCTATCAACTTCCCGACTCAGAAGTTTCTCCAGTCACAGAGCAAAGTAGGGATCATGGCATGGATCGGTTTCTTCGCTTTGACCCTTCACATTTTCATCCTCTACCTCTTTATAAACGTTTTCAAGTGGGGGCTAAACGGTGCAGCGGCTGCATTTGATGTCTCGGCTTGGGGAATCGCGATCGCGCAGGTTGTTTATGTTGTAGGGTGGTGTAAAGACGGTTGGAAAGGGCTgtcttggttagcgtttcaaGACGTTTGGCCGTTTTTGAAACTGTCGTTTGCGTCTGCGGTTATGCTTTGTCTAGAGATTTGGTACTTCATGACGATCATTGTCTTAACTGGACATCTTGAAGACCCTGTCATAGCCGTTGGATCTCTCTCAATCTG tATGAACATTAATGGATGGGAAGGAATGTTGTTCATAGGAATCAATGCAGCTATAAG TGTTAGGGTGTCGAATGAGCTAGGATCGGGACATCCACGAGCTGCGAAATACTCCGTGATCGTAACGGTGATAGAGTCTCTCGTCATTGGAGTAGTGTGTGCAATTGTAATTCTGATAACACGAGATGACTTTGCTGTGATTTTTACGGAGAGTGAAGAGATGAGAAAGGCGGTAGCTGATCTTGCGTACCTGCTCGGTATAACGATGATTCTCAACAGTTTACAACCAGTTATATCAGGAGTTGCAGTAGGAGGAGGATGGCAAGCACCGGTGGCTTATATAAACTTGTTTTGTTACTACGCTTTTGGATTACCTCTAGGGTTTTTGTTAGGTTATAAAACAAGCCTTGGCGTACAG GGGATATGGATTGGTATGATATGTGGGACTAGTCTTCAGACTCTCATACTTTTGTACATGATCTACATAACCAATTGGAACAAAGAG GTGGAACAAGCTTCGGAGAGAATGAAACAATGGGGAGCTGGATAtgagaaattagaaaaaatagcaacttaa
- the ATI2 gene encoding mesoderm induction early response protein (unknown protein; BEST Arabidopsis thaliana protein match is: unknown protein (TAIR:AT2G45980.1); Has 35333 Blast hits to 34131 proteins in 2444 species: Archae - 798; Bacteria - 22429; Metazoa - 974; Fungi - 991; Plants - 531; Viruses - 0; Other Eukaryotes - 9610 (source: NCBI BLink).), which yields MADKDEAATRGNDWEVVSLTASAYAAAPGPKPVVDSKDDDHKEVTPCYEAETSHPLYMSRHFVFPPTGQLENTSDLTEASLTGSHCKEGSDLSLKGLDLSDDFGGLEFSEDKGKKEENIYTTAMSSLDDERAIGGSHVYEPVEEPTEPVSPSDVTLDLNPIKDDEVANSPPSEEAWWKRSVASLIAQAKETNTVWSICIAAAVMGIVILGQHWQQERWQILQQKWESSIGNEVFSLGSLFFEPPWYDVSLNYVTTLFGCRKLED from the coding sequence ATGGCTGACAAAGATGAAGCAGCGACGCGTGGAAATGATTGGGAAGTTGTTTCTCTTACTGCTTCAGCTTACGCTGCTGCTCCTGGTCCTAAACCAGTAGTGGACTCGAAAGATGATGATCACAAGGAAGTTACTCCTTGTTACGAAGCTGAGACATCTCATCCCTTATACATGTCTCGCCACTTTGTTTTCCCACCAACTGGTCAGCTTGAGAATACTAGTGACCTTACCGAGGCTAGCTTAACGGGGTCTCATTGCAAGGAAGGGAGTGATTTGAGTCTGAAAGGGTTGGATTTATCAGATGATTTCGGAGGACTTGAGTTTTCCGAGGATAAAggcaagaaagaagaaaacatttacACGACAGCTATGAGTTCTCTGGACGATGAAAGAGCTATCGGTGGCTCACACGTGTATGAACCTGTTGAAGAACCGACCGAGCCTGTTTCTCCTTCTGATGTTACACTTGATCTGAATCCTATTAAAGATGATGAGGTAGCAAACTCGCCACCTAGCGAAGAAGCTTGGTGGAAAAGAAGCGTTGCCTCTTTGATTGCCCAAGCGAAAGAAACTAATACAGTTTGGTCCATCTGCATAGCCGCAGCTGTAATGGGAATTGTGATTCTTGGCCAACATTGGCAACAGGAGAGGTGGCAGATTTTGCAGCAAAAGTGGGAATCAAGCATTGGAAACGAGGTATTTAGTTTAGGATCACTATTCTTCGAACCTCCATGGTATGATGTGAGTCTTAACTATGTAACAACACTCTTTGGTTGCAGAAAGCTGGAAGATTGA
- the ATI2 gene encoding mesoderm induction early response protein (unknown protein; BEST Arabidopsis thaliana protein match is: unknown protein (TAIR:AT2G45980.1); Has 100 Blast hits to 97 proteins in 16 species: Archae - 0; Bacteria - 0; Metazoa - 0; Fungi - 0; Plants - 100; Viruses - 0; Other Eukaryotes - 0 (source: NCBI BLink).), with amino-acid sequence MADKDEAATRGNDWEVVSLTASAYAAAPGPKPVVDSKDDDHKEVTPCYEAETSHPLYMSRHFVFPPTGQLENTSDLTEASLTGSHCKEGSDLSLKGLDLSDDFGGLEFSEDKGKKEENIYTTAMSSLDDERAIGGSHVYEPVEEPTEPVSPSDVTLDLNPIKDDEVANSPPSEEAWWKRSVASLIAQAKETNTVWSICIAAAVMGIVILGQHWQQERWQILQQKWESSIGNEKAGRLMGPISRLKQAFVGGQRRDSFIRASAQNDR; translated from the exons ATGGCTGACAAAGATGAAGCAGCGACGCGTGGAAATGATTGGGAAGTTGTTTCTCTTACTGCTTCAGCTTACGCTGCTGCTCCTGGTCCTAAACCAGTAGTGGACTCGAAAGATGATGATCACAAGGAAGTTACTCCTTGTTACGAAGCTGAGACATCTCATCCCTTATACATGTCTCGCCACTTTGTTTTCCCACCAACTGGTCAGCTTGAGAATACTAGTGACCTTACCGAGGCTAGCTTAACGGGGTCTCATTGCAAGGAAGGGAGTGATTTGAGTCTGAAAGGGTTGGATTTATCAGATGATTTCGGAGGACTTGAGTTTTCCGAGGATAAAggcaagaaagaagaaaacatttacACGACAGCTATGAGTTCTCTGGACGATGAAAGAGCTATCGGTGGCTCACACGTGTATGAACCTGTTGAAGAACCGACCGAGCCTGTTTCTCCTTCTGATGTTACACTTGATCTGAATCCTATTAAAGATGATGAGGTAGCAAACTCGCCACCTAGCGAAGAAGCTTGGTGGAAAAGAAGCGTTGCCTCTTTGATTGCCCAAGCGAAAGAAACTAATACAGTTTGGTCCATCTGCATAGCCGCAGCTGTAATGGGAATTGTGATTCTTGGCCAACATTGGCAACAGGAGAGGTGGCAGATTTTGCAGCAAAAGTGGGAATCAAGCATTGGAAACGAG AAAGCTGGAAGATTGATGGGGCCAATCTCTCGACTAAAACAAGCATTTGTCGGGGGACAGCGGCGGGATTCATTCATCCGAGCCAGCGCCCAAAACGACcgttaa
- the CYP86A2 gene encoding cytochrome P450, family 86, subfamily A, polypeptide 2 (''cytochrome P450, family 86, subfamily A, polypeptide 2'' (CYP86A2); CONTAINS InterPro DOMAIN/s: Cytochrome P450 (InterPro:IPR001128), Cytochrome P450, E-class, group I (InterPro:IPR002401), Cytochrome P450, conserved site (InterPro:IPR017972); BEST Arabidopsis thaliana protein match is: cytochrome P450, family 86, subfamily A, polypeptide 4 (TAIR:AT1G01600.1); Has 1807 Blast hits to 1807 proteins in 277 species: Archae - 0; Bacteria - 0; Metazoa - 736; Fungi - 347; Plants - 385; Viruses - 0; Other Eukaryotes - 339 (source: NCBI BLink).) → MDVSNTMLLVAVVAAYWLWFQRISRWLKGPRVWPVLGSLPGLIEQRDRMHDWITENLRACGGTYQTCICAVPFLAKKQGLVTVTCDPKNIEHMLKTRFDNYPKGPTWQAVFHDFLGQGIFNSDGDTWLFQRKTAALEFTTRTLRQAMGRWVNRGIKLRFCPILETAQNNYEPVDLQDLILRLTFDNICGLAFGKDTRTCAPGLPENGFASAFDRATEASLQRFILPEFLWRLKKWLGLGLEVSLSRSLGEIDGYLDAVINTRKQELLSQRESGVQRHDDLLSRFMKKKDQSYSETFLRHVALNFILAGRDTSSVALSWFFWLITTHPTVEDKIVREICSVLIETRGTDVSSWTAEPLEFDEVDRLVYLKAALSETLRLYPSVPEDSKHVVNDDILPDGTFVPAGSSVTYSIYAAGRMKSTWGEDCLEFKPERWISPDDGKFVNHDQYRFVAFNAGPRICLGKDLAYLQMKTIAAAVLLRHRLTVAPGHKVEQKMSLTLFMKNGLLVNVHKRDLEVMMKSLVPKERNDVVVLNGKCNGGIGEGVAVNAAVAVAV, encoded by the exons ATGGATGTCTCCAACACGATGCTCCTTGTAGCTGTTGTTGCAGCTTACTGGCTATGGTTCCAGCGGATCTCAAGGTGGCTAAAGGGTCCACGTGTTTGGCCAGTTTTGGGCAGTCTTCCGGGTCTGATCGAGCAGCGTGACCGTATGCACGACTGGATCACTGAGAACCTCCGTGCGTGTGGCGGCACTTATCAGACATGTATCTGCGCCGTACCTTTCTTGGCAAAAAAGCAAGGTCTCGTGACCGTCACGTGCGATCCCAAGAACATCGAACACATGCTCAAGACCAGGTTCGACAACTACCCTAAAGGTCCTACGTGGCAAGCCGTGTTCCATGACTTCCTCGGCCAAGGTATCTTCAACTCCGACGGTGACACTTGGCTCTTCCAGCGTAAAACCGCCGCTCTTGAATTCACCACCAG GACGTTGAGGCAAGCGATGGGTCGGTGGGTGAACCGGGGAATCAAGCTCCGGTTTTGTCCAATTCTCGAAACGGCTCAGAACAATTACGAGCCGGTTGATCTCCAAGACTTAATACTACGGCTCACATTCGACAACATTTGCGGTTTAGCATTCGGTAAAGACACTCGAACCTGCGCACCGGGACTTCCCGAGAACGGTTTCGCCTCGGCTTTCGACCGAGCCACCGAAGCTTCTCTCCAGCGGTTTATTCTACCAGAGTTTCTATGGAGGCTGAAGAAATGGCTTGGACTCGGCTTAGAAGTCAGCTTGAGCCGGAGCCTAGGAGAGATCGATGGGTATTTAGATGCTGTCATTAATACACGTAAGCAAGAATTGCTGAGTCAGCGAGAGAGTGGGGTCCAGCGTCACGACGATCTCCTCTCTCGtttcatgaagaagaaagaccaGTCGTACAGCGAGACGTTCTTACGACACGTGGCGCTTAACTTCATCCTAGCTGGACGTGACACGTCATCAGTAGCGTTGAGCTGGTTTTTCTGGCTCATCACGACGCATCCGACGGTTGAGGATAAGATCGTCCGCGAGATATGCTCCGTTCTGATTGAGACACGTGGAACCGATGTATCGTCGTGGACGGCGGAGCCGTTGGAATTCGATGAGGTCGACCGGTTGGTTTACCTGAAGGCCGCGCTCTCTGAGACGTTGAGGCTTTACCCGTCGGTGCCGGAAGATTCAAAGCACGTCGTGAACGACGATATCTTACCGGACGGAACTTTCGTACCGGCGGGATCGTCGGTGACTTATTCGATCTACGCGGCGGGGAGGATGAAGAGCACGTGGGGAGAGGATTGCTTGGAATTCAAACCGGAGAGGTGGATCTCGCCGGACGATGGAAAATTCGTGAATCACGATCAGTACCGATTCGTGGCGTTTAACGCCGGACCTAGGATCTGTCTAGGAAAAGATCTAGCGTATCTGCAGATGAAGACGATCGCGGCGGCGGTTTTACTCAGGCATAGACTAACGGTGGCGCCGGGACACAAGGTGGAGCAGAAGATGTCGTTGACTTTGTTCATGAAGAACGGACTTTTGGTCAACGTGCACAAGAGGGATTTggaagtgatgatgaagagtcTCGTACCCAAAGAGagaaacgacgtcgttgtTCTTAACGGAAAATGCAACGGCGGTATCGGTGAAGGCGTCGCCGTTAATGCGGCTGTGGCGGTTGCCGTGTAA
- the ANTR2 gene encoding Major facilitator superfamily protein (ANTR2; FUNCTIONS IN: organic anion transmembrane transporter activity, inorganic phosphate transmembrane transporter activity; INVOLVED IN: transmembrane transport; LOCATED IN: chloroplast, plastid; EXPRESSED IN: 23 plant structures; EXPRESSED DURING: 13 growth stages; CONTAINS InterPro DOMAIN/s: Major facilitator superfamily (InterPro:IPR020846), Major facilitator superfamily MFS-1 (InterPro:IPR011701), Major facilitator superfamily, general substrate transporter (InterPro:IPR016196); BEST Arabidopsis thaliana protein match is: phosphate transporter 4;1 (TAIR:AT2G29650.1); Has 37886 Blast hits to 37799 proteins in 2473 species: Archae - 506; Bacteria - 30466; Metazoa - 2514; Fungi - 1637; Plants - 427; Viruses - 0; Other Eukaryotes - 2336 (source: NCBI BLink).) — translation MALGGLISNRNFGSFIGSGNGCQRLGKSGAEVSKLFPNALLCRNHQPLQASLHHESGHMRRSFGCFLQPRMDSVIRFRNSIKINRSRAYYKSEESDITEGVVPSADGSAEAILVEGNLQNASPWWQQFPRRWVIVLLCFSSFLLCNMDRVNMSIAILPMSQEYNWSSATVGLIQSSFFWGYLLTQILGGIWADKFGGKVVLGFGVVWWSFATIMTPIAARLGLPFLLVVRAFMGIGEGVAMPAMNNMLSKWIPVSERSRSLALVYSGMYLGSVTGLAFSPMLITKFGWPSVFYSFGSLGSIWFLLWLKFAYSSPKDDPDLSEEEKKVILGGSKPREPVTVIPWKLILSKPPVWALIISHFCHNWGTFILLTWMPTYYNQVLKFNLTESGLLCVLPWLTMAVFANIGGWIADTLVSRGLSITNVRKIMQSIGFLGPAFFLSQLSHVKTPAMAVLCMACSQGSDAFSQSGLYSNHQDIGPRYAGVLLGLSNTAGVLAGVFGTAATGYILQRGSWDDVFKVAVALYLIGTLVWNLFATGEKILD, via the exons ATGGCCCTCGGTGGCTTGATTTCAAATCGGAACTTCGGTTCCTTCATCGGCTCAG GCAATGGTTGTCAGAGACTTGGAAAAAGTGGTGCAGAGGTTTCCAAGCTTTTTCCAAATG CATTGTTGTGCCGTAATCATCAACCTCTGCAAGCTAGTTTACATCATGAATCGGGACACATGAGAAGAAGTTTTGGATGTTTCCTTCAACCAAGAATGGACAGTGTAATTAGGTTTAGGAACAGTATCAAGATCAACAGATCTCGTGCTTACTACAAATCAGAGGAGTCAGATATCACGGAAGGAGTTGTGCCATCGGCTGATGGCTCAGCTGAAGCTATTTTAGTTGAAGGAAATCTACAGAACGCATCTCCATGGTGGCAGCAGTTTCCTAGACGCTGGGTGATCGTCTTGTTATGCTTTtcgtcttttcttctttgcaatATGGACCGT GTGAACATGAGCATTGCAATTCTTCCCATGTCACAAGAATATAACTGGAGTAGTGCAACTGTTGGCTTAATTCAGTCCTCTTTCTTCTGGGGCTATTTACTTACTCAG ATTCTGGGAGGTATATGGGCAGATAAGTTTGGCGGGAAGgttgttttaggttttggtgTTGTCTGGTGGTCCTTTGCCACTATTATGACACCTATTGCTGCTAGACTTGGTCTTCCTTTTTTGCTTGTAGTGCGGGCGTTCATGGGCATTGGCGAG GGTGTTGCAATGCCTGCTATGAACAACATGCTTTCTAAATGGATCCCTGTCTCAGAGAGAAGCAGATCGCTTGCACTGGTCTATAGTGGCATGTATCTTGGTTCCGTCACAGGATTGGCATTCTCTCCTATGCTAATCACCAAGTTCGGATGGCCATCTGTTTTCTACTCGTTTGGCTCCCTCGGAAGTATATGGTTTTTGCTATGGCTAAAATTT GCATATAGCTCTCCCAAGGATGACCCGGACctaagtgaagaagaaaaaaaggttataCTGGGAGGTAGCAAACCAAGGGAACCTGTTACAGTGATTCCATGGAAGCTAATACTGTCTAAACCCCCAGTCTGGGCTCTCATAATTTCCCACTTCTGCCATAATTGGGGAACTTTCATACTATTGACATGGATGCCCACATATTACAATCAG GTCTTGAAGTTCAACCTCACTGAATCCGGGCTACTATGCGTTTTGCCATGGCTAACCATGGCTGTTTTTGCTAATATTGGAGGTTGGATTGCTGATACTCTTGTGAGCAGAGGTCTTTCAATTACAAACGTTCGAAAG ATTATGCAATCAATTGGTTTTCTAGGCCCTGCCTTCTTCCTGAGTCAGCTGAGCCATGTCAAAACTCCAGCAATGGCAGTTCTCTGCATGGCATGCagtcag GGCTCTGATGCATTCTCTCAGTCGGGTCTCTACTCTAATCATCAAGACATTGGCCCACGATACGCT GGTGTACTCTTAGGACTATCAAACACAGCAGGAGTCCTAGCTGGTGTCTTTGGCACTGCAGCTACTGGTTACATCCTCCAACGAG GTTCATGGGATGATGTGTTCAAAGTAGCAGTTGCACTGTATCTAATTGGAACTCTGGTCTGGAACTTGTTCGCAACCGGAGAAAAAATTCTCGACTAG